One Triticum dicoccoides isolate Atlit2015 ecotype Zavitan chromosome 5B, WEW_v2.0, whole genome shotgun sequence genomic window carries:
- the LOC119310616 gene encoding flavin-containing monooxygenase FMO GS-OX-like 9 produces MAAGDGEPVLQLKSVCVVGAGMAGLAAARELRREGHAVTVMEQSSDVGGQWLYDPRTDVVDPLGAVEPVRVPSSIYACLRLTSPREVMGFSDFQFLPREGAGRDLRRYPGHRELHCYLRNFCDAFGLMDAVKLDTRVLRVAPVAMSMSTTTRRWAVRSVRRLSGTDDDDDAGKDEEVFDAVVVATGNYAQRMLPSDIQGMGEWRRRQLHSHSYRTPVPFHDEAVVVVGCGASGKDIALDLGRVAREVHLAASSEAEAATPAMSRMLANHGDVLRLHPRVRQLHTDGQVEFTDGSSVMADTVIYCTGYAYSFPFLDTGGAVTVSDDGYVVGPLFEHVFPPSLAPTLSFVGVPRKVLIPWFFEVQARWVAQVLSGRRTLPSEDQMLRSVEEQLRAREAAGVARKHTHNIASVEPRDMYEFGEKYCDFTPTEEWKKELILSSNASMDDDVETFRDRAADDSEKVRKGVQGWLGGLVAQAQEETAVKTEDSFHRILLIIEVDEGKIQVLYSLLKEVNDYEIVKGMVDT; encoded by the exons ATGGCTGCTGGAGACGGCGAGCCGGTGCTACAGTTGAAGAGCGTGTGCGTTGTGGGGGCCGGCATGGCCGGCTTGGCGGCGGCGCGCGAGCTGCGGCGGGAGGGTCACGCGGTCACGGTCATGGAGCAGAGCAGCGACGTCGGCGGGCAGTGGCTGTACGACCCCAGGACGGACGTCGTGGACCCGCTCGGCGCCGTGGAGCCGGTGCGCGTGCCAAGCAGCATATACGCATGCCTTCGTCTCACCAGCCCGCGGGAGGTCATGGGCTTCTCCGACTTCCAGTTCCTGCCCCGGGAGGGCGCCGGCCGCGACCTGCGCCGCTACCCCGGCCACCGCGAGCTGCACTGCTACCTCCGGAACTTCTGCGACGCGTTTGGCCtcatggacgccgtcaagctcgacACCCGGGTCCTGAGGGTCGCCCCCGTGGCGATGTCGATGTCGACAACAACGCGCCGGTGGGCGGTGAGGTCCGTGCGGCGCCTCAGTGgcaccgatgatgatgatgatgcggggaAAGATGAGGAGGTGTTCGACGCCGTTGTCGTGGCTACAGGCAACTACGCGCAGAGGATGCTGCCGAGCGACATCCAGGGCATGGGGGAATGGAGGCGCCGGCAGCTGCACAGCCACTCGTACAGGACGCCGGTGCCGTTCCATGacgaggccgtggtggtggtcggGTGCGGGGCCAGTGGCAAGGACATCGCGCTAGACCTCGGCCGCGTCGCGAGGGAGGTGCACCTCGCCGCCAGCTCCGAGGCCGAGGCCGCCACGCCGGCAATGTCGAGGATGCTGGCCAACCACGGCGACGTCCTGCGCCTCCACCCGCGGGTACGCCAGCTACACACGGACGGGCAGGTAGAGTTCACAGACGGATCCTCCGTCATGGCCGACACGGTCATCTACTGCACGGGTTATGCCTACTCGTTCCCCTTCCTGGACACCGGCGGCGCGGTCACCGTGAGCGACGACGGCTACGTGGTCGGGCCGCTGTTCGAGCACGTGTTCCCACCGTCCCTGGCGCCGACGCTCTCCTTCGTGGGCGTGCCGAGGAAGGTCCTGATCCCATGGTTCTTCGAGGTGCAGGCGCGGTGGGTGGCGCAGGTGCTGTCCGGCCGGCGCACGCTGCCGTCAGAGGACCAGATGCTGCGGTCAgtggaggagcagctgcgcgccagGGAGGCCGCCGGCGTGGCGAGGAAGCACACGCACAACATTGCCAGCGTCGAACCTCGAGATATGTACGAGTTCGGGGAGAAGTACTGCGACTTCACCCCGACGGAGGAGTGGAAGAAGGAGCTGATCCTGTCCAGCAACGCGAGCATGGATGATGACGTCGAGACCTTCCGCGAccgcgccgccgacgacagcgagaAGGTCCGGAAGGGTGTACAAGGATGGCTCGGCGGCTtagttgctcaagctcaagaagaaACTGCTGTTAAAACTGAAGACTC ttttcaTAGGATCCTGCTAATCATTGAAGTTGATGAGGGAAAAATTCAAGTACTGTACTCACTACTTAAAGAGGTTAATGACTATGAAATCGTGAAGGGGATGGTCGAcacgtaa
- the LOC119306750 gene encoding flavin-containing monooxygenase FMO GS-OX-like 8: protein MAAGDGEPVLQSKSVCVVGGGMAGLAAARELRREGHAVTVMEQSSDVGGQWLYDPRTDVEDPLGAVAPVRVPSSIYSCLRLISPREAIGFSDFQFLPSQGAGRDPRRFPGHREMHCYLQDFCDAFGLMDAVRLNTRVLRVALAAMSTSKAKATHRWAVRSVRRLHGTDEYDDDAEEDEELFDAVVVATGHYAQPMLPSGIQGMGEWRRRQLHSHSYRTLEPFCGEAMVVVGGGDSGKDIALDLCHVAREVHLAASSEVATPAMLRMLANHGDVLRLHPRIRQLHADGRVEFADGSSVVADTVIYCTGYAYSFPFLDTGGAVTVGDNGYVVGPLFEHVFPPSLAPTLSFVGVPRKIPIPWFLEVQARWVAQVLSGRRELPPEEEMLRCVEENLCAREAAGVPRKLTHNIGGIEPHAIFEFGEKYSDIAPLEEWKKELMVSSVVSMMDDVETFRDLANDSENVHKGLQEWRLGAAALLKVKQNRPITTPVDTEGDGL from the coding sequence ATGGCCGCTGGAGACGGCGAGCCGGTGCTACAGTCAAAGAGCGTGTGCGTGGTTGGTGGCGGCATGGCCGGCCTAGCGGCGGCGCGCGAGCTGCGGCGGGAGGGTCACGCCGTCACGGTCATGGAGCAGAGCAGCGACGTCGGCGGGCAGTGGCTGTACGATCCCAGGACCGACGTCGAGGACCCGCTCGGCGCTGTAGCGCCGGTGCGCGTGCCCAGCAGCATATACTCGTGCCTCCGCCTCATCAGCCCGCGGGAGGCCATCGGCTTCTCTGACTTCCAGTTCCTGCCCAGCCAAGGCGCCGGCCGTGACCCGCGCCGCTTCCCCGGCCACCGCGAGATGCACTGCTACCTCCAGGACTTCTGTGACGCGTTCGGACTCATGGACGCCGTCAGGCTCAACACCCGGGTCCTGCGTGTCGCCCTCGCGGCCATGTCGAcgtccaaggccaaggcaacacatAGGTGGGCGGTGAGGTCCGTGCGGCGTCTCCACGGCacggatgaatatgatgatgatgcggaggaggatgaggagttgtTCGACGCCGTGGTGGTGGCTACCGGCCACTACGCGCAACCGATGCTCCCGAGCGGCATCCAGGGCATGGGGGAATGGAGGCGCCGGCAGCTGCACAGCCACTCGTACAGGACGCTGGAGCCGTTCTGCGGCGAGGCCATGGTGGTGGTAGGGGGCGGGGACAGTGGCAAAGACATTGCTTTGGACCTCTGCCACGTCGCCAGGGAGGTGCACCTCGCCGCCAGCTCCGAGGTCGCCACGCCGGCCATGTTGAGGATGCTGGCCAACCACGGCGACGTCTTGCGCCTGCACCCGCGGATACGCCAGCTACATGCGGACGGGCGCGTGGAGTTCGCCGACGGCTCCTCTGTCGTGGCCGACACGGTCATCTACTGCACGGGGTACGCCTACTCGTTCCCTTTCCTAGACACGGGCGGCGCAGTCACCGTGGGGGACAACGGCTATGTCGTCGGGCCGTTGTTCGAGCACGTGTTCCCCCCGTCCCTGGCGCCGACGCTCTCCTTCGTGGGCGTGCCGAGGAAGATCCCGATCCCATGGTTCTTGGAGGTGCAGGCGCGGTGGGTCGCGCAGGTGCTGTCCGGCCGCCGCGAGCTGCCGCCGGAGGAGGAGATGCTGCGGTGCGTGGAGGAGAACCTCTGCGCCAGGGAGGCCGCCGGTGTGCCAAGGAAGCTCACGCACAACATCGGTGGCATTGAACCTCACGCAATATTCGAGTTCGGGGAGAAGTATTCTGACATCGCACCGCTCGAGGAGTGGAAGAAGGAGCTCATGGTGTCCAGCGTCGTGAGCATGATGGACGACGTGGAGACCTTCCGTGACCTCGCCAATGACAGCGAGAACGTGCACAAGGGCCTGCAGGAATGGCGCTtgggtgctgctgctctgctcaagGTCAAACAAAACCGGCCAATAACTACTCCCGTAGACACTGAAGGTGATGGCCTTTAG